A genomic segment from Legionella micdadei encodes:
- a CDS encoding tetratricopeptide repeat protein: protein MKSFVPWFYLVAATGSQFAFAANGLDAYRQGNYPLAAQALLSESGKDPVADYYMGRMRLYGYGQLKNNNLALRYFTQAAEKGMLPAQQFLARYNLIEEKNPEKALYWFKKAAAAGDIQAQMYCAAAYLFGLGTKENSDTARKYYIDAAKAGNALAQYTLGMNFLESRDQRNKKLGAVWLSKAADQGFTEAQAKLGELYANGTVVARDNAKAIDLLTKAAAQNSSSAMATLGELAIKQNEIEKGKEWLTKAANAQDVRAEMILARLYLDPKSPLYDPKTGFMWTLQAAQNGSGEAQQSLALLYKEGKGVAANPQLAEQWELKAKNTSAKKGSNIAPEIEAARWLSNGKTSSFKDNSYSLGGIYSAWQNPHALKENNYNPAPQMETVTRAEIYKPNFTMVEPSEIPINDYFDLIAPMLNANQAATWTFPRYPLDKQIEALQANESLALKHKPRQSMVDEGSPYPEKSDPQNFNYFKEKTVGWENKANYQAVLNHLYGQAILGDSSAQFEIGQLYQYGIAVNKSPQQAMIYYQLAAAQQEVRAEYNLGILYLEGQTNPVDYKQGISWMTDAAFKGNVYAQYVLANIYDKGFTDANGTMIVEPDEQQALAMYYLASSNGYGPAQYRLAEYLVKQKQAGLSVVAKQNRTKLIRRLYQGAVNQGVVEAELPLAYYNAMDSANPEKQLQAFNVAKKSAKDGNAEAALLLGMMYERGISVPANQVEALYWYQQAALNPVNSFILGTYYSQGKGLGKDMEKGRALLQQAADAGFSYASLNLAILKHEENEPFVDDLNKARDAGNSIASLLLADYYLAQANDPTNMQLAQDIYQNLADKGDKDAQLKLGYLYDTGLSGKLDREEAAKWYLASAEQGQPVAQYLLGQLYQLGRIGKEPNYDEAKKWYAQAQKAYPKAAVALGFIYDTVEDDYLKAFESYQLAAQKNDAVGEYDLALIYEKGKGLPVDYAKAQVLFTQAADQGYGDAMTQLADMYFTGQGVARNDQKALQLYKKAADLGDPDALYQLGLLSETGVATKLDFGNAVSYYHQAAEKGNEKAKLALARMYQYGLGVNQDGEQAKQLYGELAANNNAYAQYQLALMSFNNAPERKSEEGKRLLQQASENGSLQARKMLQWLDAQQQERISFIESIPVNQTPVLAGQQPADLMYFDALSEWNRGDEDLSRRILKRLMTRFPQYTPAKRAYEQLNQQSSSLSLVYNERSKTE from the coding sequence ATGAAATCATTCGTACCATGGTTTTACTTGGTTGCAGCCACTGGAAGCCAATTTGCGTTTGCCGCAAATGGATTGGATGCTTATCGTCAAGGAAATTATCCACTCGCTGCACAAGCACTTCTTAGTGAGTCAGGGAAAGATCCAGTTGCTGATTATTATATGGGACGGATGCGTTTGTATGGTTATGGTCAATTAAAAAATAATAATTTAGCCTTACGTTATTTTACCCAGGCCGCAGAAAAAGGCATGCTGCCCGCGCAGCAATTTTTGGCCCGTTATAATCTCATTGAAGAAAAAAACCCAGAAAAGGCTTTATATTGGTTTAAAAAAGCAGCTGCTGCAGGTGATATTCAAGCACAAATGTATTGTGCAGCTGCCTATTTGTTTGGCTTGGGTACCAAAGAAAATTCGGATACAGCAAGAAAATATTATATTGATGCAGCTAAAGCAGGCAATGCTCTCGCTCAATATACTTTGGGCATGAATTTTCTTGAAAGCCGTGATCAACGAAATAAAAAATTAGGGGCAGTTTGGTTATCAAAAGCAGCTGATCAAGGTTTTACTGAGGCTCAAGCGAAATTAGGTGAACTCTACGCGAATGGTACTGTGGTTGCTCGTGATAACGCCAAGGCGATAGATTTACTGACTAAAGCGGCTGCACAAAATTCATCGTCAGCAATGGCTACGCTTGGGGAATTGGCTATAAAACAAAATGAAATTGAAAAGGGCAAAGAATGGCTAACTAAAGCGGCCAATGCTCAGGATGTGCGCGCAGAAATGATTTTAGCCCGGCTATACCTTGATCCGAAATCCCCACTATATGATCCTAAAACAGGATTCATGTGGACTCTCCAAGCGGCTCAAAATGGTTCGGGTGAAGCACAGCAATCGCTAGCCCTCCTGTATAAAGAAGGTAAAGGAGTTGCGGCGAATCCGCAATTGGCTGAGCAATGGGAACTAAAAGCCAAAAACACTTCAGCAAAAAAAGGCAGTAACATTGCTCCTGAAATTGAAGCTGCGCGTTGGTTAAGTAATGGTAAGACAAGCAGTTTTAAGGATAACAGCTACAGTTTAGGCGGAATTTACAGTGCTTGGCAAAATCCACATGCTTTAAAAGAAAATAATTATAATCCCGCACCTCAAATGGAAACGGTAACACGTGCAGAAATTTATAAACCTAATTTTACAATGGTCGAGCCTAGCGAAATTCCTATCAATGATTATTTCGATTTAATTGCCCCAATGCTTAATGCGAATCAGGCGGCCACATGGACATTCCCACGTTATCCACTCGATAAACAAATCGAGGCTTTACAGGCCAACGAATCGCTAGCACTTAAGCATAAGCCGAGACAATCTATGGTTGATGAAGGTTCTCCTTATCCAGAGAAATCAGATCCGCAAAACTTCAACTATTTCAAAGAAAAAACGGTGGGTTGGGAAAATAAGGCAAATTATCAAGCAGTTTTAAATCACCTTTATGGGCAAGCAATTTTAGGTGATTCATCTGCCCAATTTGAAATTGGCCAGCTCTATCAATACGGTATTGCTGTCAATAAAAGCCCTCAACAAGCCATGATTTACTATCAATTAGCTGCGGCTCAGCAAGAGGTTCGTGCAGAATACAATTTAGGCATTTTGTACTTAGAAGGGCAAACAAACCCGGTCGACTACAAGCAAGGTATTAGCTGGATGACCGATGCTGCTTTCAAAGGAAATGTTTATGCCCAATATGTGTTGGCGAACATTTATGACAAAGGATTTACCGATGCAAATGGCACTATGATAGTTGAACCTGATGAGCAGCAAGCATTGGCAATGTACTACCTAGCCTCATCCAATGGGTATGGTCCAGCACAATATCGCTTAGCTGAGTACCTGGTGAAACAAAAACAAGCGGGATTGAGCGTTGTTGCCAAGCAAAATCGTACGAAATTAATCAGACGCTTATACCAAGGGGCAGTGAATCAAGGTGTAGTGGAAGCAGAATTACCTTTGGCTTATTACAATGCAATGGATTCTGCTAATCCAGAAAAACAATTGCAAGCGTTTAATGTAGCAAAAAAATCAGCTAAAGACGGCAATGCTGAGGCTGCCTTGTTGTTGGGTATGATGTATGAAAGGGGAATTTCGGTACCTGCAAATCAAGTTGAAGCATTATATTGGTATCAACAAGCGGCTTTAAACCCTGTGAATTCATTCATTCTGGGCACCTACTACAGCCAAGGAAAAGGGTTGGGTAAAGACATGGAAAAAGGCAGGGCATTATTGCAACAAGCAGCCGATGCTGGTTTTTCTTATGCAAGCCTCAATTTGGCCATATTAAAACACGAGGAGAATGAACCCTTCGTTGATGACTTGAATAAAGCGCGTGATGCAGGAAATAGCATCGCTAGTTTGCTACTTGCTGACTATTACCTCGCTCAAGCGAATGACCCGACAAACATGCAACTGGCCCAAGATATTTATCAAAATCTAGCCGACAAGGGTGATAAAGATGCCCAGTTAAAACTCGGTTATCTTTACGACACGGGATTATCCGGAAAGCTCGATCGGGAAGAGGCTGCGAAATGGTATTTGGCCTCAGCGGAACAAGGCCAACCAGTTGCCCAGTATTTGTTAGGGCAACTTTACCAATTAGGCCGAATCGGTAAAGAGCCAAATTATGATGAAGCTAAAAAGTGGTACGCACAAGCCCAAAAAGCTTATCCAAAAGCGGCTGTTGCGCTAGGTTTTATCTACGACACGGTCGAAGATGATTATTTAAAAGCCTTTGAGAGCTATCAACTGGCCGCCCAAAAAAATGATGCTGTAGGCGAATATGACTTAGCCTTAATCTATGAGAAAGGGAAAGGTCTACCAGTTGATTATGCAAAAGCCCAAGTGCTTTTTACTCAAGCTGCTGATCAAGGGTATGGCGATGCAATGACACAACTCGCTGACATGTATTTTACTGGTCAAGGGGTTGCTCGAAACGATCAAAAGGCATTGCAACTCTATAAGAAAGCAGCCGATTTGGGTGATCCTGACGCGCTGTATCAACTTGGCTTGTTGTCTGAGACGGGGGTAGCAACGAAGCTTGATTTTGGCAATGCCGTGAGTTATTACCATCAAGCTGCAGAAAAAGGGAATGAGAAAGCCAAGCTTGCCCTTGCAAGGATGTATCAATATGGATTAGGGGTAAACCAAGACGGTGAGCAAGCAAAACAACTCTATGGTGAGTTGGCAGCAAACAATAATGCGTATGCCCAATACCAACTGGCCCTGATGTCATTTAATAATGCACCAGAGCGCAAGTCAGAAGAGGGCAAGCGTTTATTGCAACAAGCAAGTGAAAATGGCAGCTTACAGGCACGTAAAATGTTGCAATGGCTTGATGCCCAACAACAAGAAAGAATCAGCTTTATTGAATCAATTCCCGTCAATCAAACACCTGTTTTGGCCGGGCAACAACCTGCTGATTTAATGTACTTCGATGCCTTAAGTGAATGGAACCGTGGGGATGAAGATTTATCAAGGAGAATCTTAAAACGCTTGATGACCCGTTTTCCACAGTACACGCCTGCAAAAAGGGCATATGAGCAATTAAACCAACAATCTTCTTCGCTGTCTTTAGTCTATAATGAGCGTAGCAAAACTGAGTAA
- a CDS encoding RBBP9/YdeN family alpha/beta hydrolase gives MTKRIIFIPGNSGGSPRDNWFPSVKKELEGFGLNVIAEEFPDNDLARASFWIPFLLNELQADENTLLVGHSSGAIAAMRFAEKYPLLGSVLVGAYYTDLNMEKEKLSGYFDSPWNWNNIRNNQQWITLFASQDDPWISIDEPRFIHKQLNCEYHEYTNQGHFGGDYEKLTFPELSLAIRRNLGMAL, from the coding sequence GTGACTAAAAGGATTATATTCATTCCAGGCAACAGCGGGGGCTCCCCAAGGGATAATTGGTTCCCAAGCGTGAAGAAAGAATTAGAAGGCTTTGGGCTAAACGTTATTGCGGAAGAATTCCCTGATAATGATCTTGCACGCGCTTCCTTCTGGATCCCTTTTTTACTAAATGAATTACAAGCCGATGAAAATACCCTACTTGTTGGCCACTCATCAGGGGCAATTGCAGCCATGAGGTTTGCCGAAAAATATCCCTTACTAGGTTCAGTATTAGTCGGCGCTTATTATACTGATTTAAACATGGAGAAAGAAAAGTTATCTGGTTATTTTGATTCCCCGTGGAATTGGAACAATATCCGAAATAATCAGCAATGGATTACTTTATTTGCCTCACAAGATGATCCCTGGATTTCAATCGATGAACCGCGATTTATCCATAAACAGCTTAATTGTGAATACCATGAATACACCAACCAAGGTCATTTTGGTGGTGATTATGAGAAGCTTACTTTTCCGGAATTATCGCTAGCTATTAGGCGGAATTTGGGTATGGCCCTGTAA
- a CDS encoding RCC1 domain-containing protein, producing the protein MHEKTENNAANIFLTLPLEILYQQFDGIPLSSLTNLYRVDRALKNIVGEYLKNELQIKQIACGQNHTLILLKNGRVFATGSNKYGQLGVSDTNCFYLTEITGIDRIQAISAGFNHSMMLSKEKEVWVMGDNSKNQLLFLEKIAAEGKENSPEEPRTEAENSPKPVPLQKISGLDKIQAITTVDFTTAVLTTDGTVHSYGNDKLKPHLINNQLRLLPDWISLPKDLDIADVSFANSPHALLLTTKGELYGIGNNELGQLGLEKTEDCPTWTKLCDHQVSKIKATSLGSIILTAAHKLMVSGFNANRQFGKAVEMIAGFEEIATDVSDFDANDSHTIYLDTSNRLHGMGCNDLGQLGTGNPKALAGSTPAPLIPVQQLTVSKANLIQSRTPKVNQSFFQFLPQLSRIEEVEWEEREDIKWEEGNLDKDRKDTKWEEDDWDQASLQLF; encoded by the coding sequence ATGCATGAAAAAACTGAAAACAATGCAGCTAATATCTTTCTGACTCTGCCTTTGGAAATACTATATCAACAATTTGATGGCATCCCTTTAAGCTCTTTGACTAATTTATATCGAGTTGATCGAGCATTAAAAAACATTGTTGGAGAGTATCTCAAAAATGAACTCCAAATAAAGCAAATTGCCTGTGGCCAAAATCATACACTCATTTTATTAAAAAATGGACGGGTCTTTGCCACCGGTTCCAATAAGTATGGGCAATTAGGTGTTTCGGATACCAATTGTTTTTACCTCACAGAGATTACCGGAATTGACCGAATTCAAGCAATAAGCGCTGGTTTCAATCACTCAATGATGCTAAGCAAAGAAAAGGAAGTTTGGGTAATGGGTGATAACAGCAAGAATCAACTGTTATTTCTTGAAAAAATTGCAGCAGAGGGTAAAGAAAATAGTCCAGAAGAGCCTCGGACAGAAGCAGAAAATTCACCTAAGCCAGTCCCTCTGCAAAAAATTTCTGGACTCGATAAAATTCAAGCGATTACCACAGTTGATTTTACAACTGCCGTGTTAACTACAGACGGAACGGTTCATTCTTATGGTAATGATAAATTGAAACCCCACCTCATCAATAATCAATTAAGACTATTACCTGATTGGATTTCTCTACCTAAGGATTTGGACATAGCCGATGTTTCCTTTGCAAACTCTCCCCATGCCCTTCTTCTTACTACAAAGGGGGAACTTTATGGAATAGGCAATAACGAACTGGGTCAATTAGGATTAGAAAAAACCGAGGATTGCCCAACTTGGACTAAGTTATGTGATCATCAAGTAAGTAAAATTAAAGCGACCTCTTTAGGCAGTATTATTTTAACGGCAGCCCATAAACTAATGGTTTCTGGCTTTAATGCGAACAGGCAGTTTGGTAAAGCAGTAGAGATGATCGCTGGTTTTGAAGAAATTGCAACTGACGTTAGCGATTTTGATGCTAATGATTCTCATACCATTTATCTCGATACTTCCAACAGATTGCATGGTATGGGTTGTAATGATTTAGGGCAATTGGGCACAGGTAACCCCAAGGCTCTAGCTGGATCAACACCTGCACCTTTAATTCCAGTACAACAACTTACTGTTTCTAAAGCAAATCTTATCCAGTCACGAACACCCAAAGTGAACCAATCCTTTTTTCAGTTTTTACCCCAGTTAAGCCGTATTGAGGAAGTAGAATGGGAGGAGAGAGAAGACATAAAATGGGAAGAAGGCAATTTAGATAAAGACAGAAAAGATACAAAGTGGGAAGAAGATGATTGGGATCAAGCATCGCTACAATTGTTCTAG
- a CDS encoding L,D-transpeptidase, whose protein sequence is MKKITGVIALMIQAAAVNAASYYGPALCAYPNYQCIKVGSGQSWERLFPDEQQRDIVQRLNRTYNSLWAGKVIVVPRNLSQKTLLDFSPFPLTINEKGEKQVIVDQDKLAWGAYDRDGQLVKWGPISSGRDRCPDAARSCRTMTGIFRFFSKENEKCRSNVYPIGRGGAKMPFCMYFHKGFALHGSPDIPGYRASHGCVRMFTRDAEWLNHNFVELSNESNHYLGTKVVIRPVLTKEEPQQ, encoded by the coding sequence ATGAAAAAAATAACAGGAGTGATTGCACTGATGATACAAGCAGCTGCAGTTAATGCTGCGAGTTACTACGGTCCTGCTCTCTGTGCCTACCCGAATTATCAATGCATTAAGGTGGGTTCAGGACAATCTTGGGAAAGATTATTTCCCGATGAGCAACAGCGAGATATTGTTCAACGCTTAAACCGCACCTATAACAGTTTATGGGCAGGTAAAGTCATCGTTGTCCCTCGTAATTTATCACAAAAAACACTCCTGGATTTTTCACCTTTTCCATTAACGATTAACGAAAAAGGTGAGAAACAGGTCATTGTTGATCAAGATAAGTTGGCTTGGGGCGCTTACGACAGGGATGGACAACTTGTCAAATGGGGACCAATTTCTTCAGGAAGGGACAGGTGTCCTGATGCAGCCCGATCCTGCCGAACGATGACAGGTATATTCCGTTTCTTTAGTAAAGAAAATGAGAAATGCCGATCCAACGTGTACCCAATTGGACGTGGAGGGGCAAAAATGCCTTTCTGCATGTATTTCCACAAGGGATTTGCCTTGCATGGTTCGCCTGATATTCCCGGATACCGGGCAAGCCATGGTTGTGTGAGAATGTTTACCCGCGATGCTGAATGGCTCAATCACAATTTCGTCGAATTATCCAATGAAAGCAATCATTACTTGGGTACTAAAGTAGTGATTCGTCCTGTTTTGACAAAAGAGGAGCCACAGCAATGA
- a CDS encoding TetR/AcrR family transcriptional regulator yields the protein MARIKKISDEAVLTIILDIITRIGAAQFSLEDLSRQTKLSPATLIQRFGSKKEILNKALELANKKLAEKLDSNNALAETSIQQIITTYLDLSLVFVKPEDVANGLDILKLDIIEKKLNQITREYFEIRRKKIKSLLDLAIKNGELPKIISTGNLVWDMEALWQGAILQWALIGNGSLHDWLRKRLLSFLRGLGALLP from the coding sequence ATGGCGAGGATAAAAAAAATTTCGGACGAAGCAGTATTAACCATTATCTTAGACATCATAACGAGGATCGGAGCTGCACAATTTAGCCTTGAAGATTTAAGCCGTCAAACAAAACTTTCCCCCGCTACTTTAATACAACGGTTTGGGTCAAAAAAAGAAATTTTAAATAAGGCATTGGAATTAGCGAATAAAAAGTTGGCTGAAAAATTGGATAGTAATAATGCTTTAGCAGAGACATCAATCCAACAAATCATCACCACGTATCTCGATCTAAGTCTTGTTTTTGTTAAGCCTGAAGACGTTGCAAATGGTCTGGATATTCTAAAGTTGGATATTATTGAAAAAAAACTCAATCAAATAACAAGGGAATATTTTGAAATTCGCAGAAAAAAAATTAAATCTCTACTTGATTTAGCAATCAAAAATGGCGAACTGCCAAAGATAATTTCAACGGGTAACCTTGTTTGGGATATGGAAGCGTTATGGCAAGGTGCAATTTTACAATGGGCTTTAATCGGGAATGGCTCTCTTCATGATTGGCTTAGAAAGAGGTTGCTTAGTTTTTTAAGAGGATTAGGCGCATTATTGCCGTGA
- a CDS encoding CsiV family protein, translating to MLKKIIFMGLAFFSCFSQAKDTRSLYQIDLIIFTHPQPTHLPPELSLSSTLSSECKQAAPLQTEIHKDLIPFHLLPSSSSQLREEYWALHRNPEYRVLLHYTWLQPFNSQRAVALPIINRDGWQLEGSLRIQRSSYYLLNTELLFSPSDSSHPPFVFAQKQRLKGGDTYYFDHPQVGMLIKIHQLG from the coding sequence ATGTTAAAAAAAATTATTTTCATGGGGCTCGCGTTCTTTTCTTGCTTTTCACAAGCGAAAGACACTCGTTCGCTCTATCAAATTGATCTGATTATTTTCACTCATCCACAACCTACCCATCTTCCTCCAGAGTTATCTCTGTCTTCAACCTTATCCTCGGAATGCAAGCAGGCCGCCCCATTACAAACAGAAATCCATAAAGATTTGATCCCCTTCCACCTTCTCCCTTCTTCCTCTTCACAATTGAGGGAGGAATATTGGGCACTCCATCGCAACCCAGAATATCGGGTTCTCTTGCATTACACTTGGCTGCAACCTTTTAATAGCCAGCGTGCCGTTGCCCTGCCTATTATCAATCGTGATGGTTGGCAACTGGAAGGATCGCTACGCATTCAGCGTTCAAGCTATTACTTATTGAATACGGAATTATTGTTTTCACCTTCTGACAGCAGTCATCCCCCTTTTGTATTTGCCCAAAAGCAACGATTAAAAGGCGGAGATACTTACTATTTTGATCACCCACAAGTAGGAATGCTTATTAAGATTCATCAATTGGGGTAA